From one Rattus norvegicus strain BN/NHsdMcwi chromosome 7, GRCr8, whole genome shotgun sequence genomic stretch:
- the Mucl1 gene encoding mucin-like protein 2 yields the protein MKFLALLVLLGVSTILVSCQDAGTDTADTSDTADGTTDSGTQADATDGQQDAESSDGTSDAGDGDAPADQDQEDSGDEDTTADESSDDDDVEEEGDDDDEEEEKEEDKKPNPILALIELAKKLKEKYKLG from the exons ATGAAGTTCCTGGCACTCCTGGTGTTGCTTGGTGTTTCCACTATTCTAGTCTCTTGCC agGACGCAGGGACAGACACTGCTGACACTTCTGATACTG CTGATGGAACCACTGACTCTGGAACTCAGGCAGACGCTACTGATGGACAGCAAGATGCTGAGTCCTCTGATGGAACTAGTGATGCCGGCGATGGTGATGCGCCTGCTGACCAGGATCAGGAAGATTCAGGTGATGAGGACACTACTGCAGATGAGTCCTCCGATGATGATGATGTCGAGGAAGAAGGGGATGATGATGacgaggaagaagagaaagaagaggacaaAAAGCCCAACCCAATACTCG CATTGATTGAATTGGctaagaaactgaaagaaaaatataagttGGGATAA